The Sulfurospirillum halorespirans DSM 13726 genome has a window encoding:
- a CDS encoding LysE/ArgO family amino acid transporter, with product MNAFISGFSLGFSLILAIGAQNAFVLKQGIKKEHVFVICFVCALSDAILIFAGISGFGYLVEQFPTLQTVAKYGGFAFLFIYGLKSFYSAWSMSHELNPLDQPTTSLAKTILLVLAFTWLNPHVYLDTVILLGSVSTKFGALAPLFGFGAMTSSFVFFFSLGYGARILTPIFQKPISWKILEVLIGIVMLSLAFMLLGL from the coding sequence ATGAACGCATTTATCTCAGGTTTTAGCCTCGGTTTTTCACTTATCCTTGCCATTGGGGCGCAAAATGCTTTTGTACTCAAGCAAGGCATTAAAAAAGAGCATGTATTTGTCATCTGTTTTGTCTGTGCACTCTCTGATGCCATCTTAATTTTCGCTGGTATTTCGGGGTTTGGCTATTTGGTAGAGCAGTTTCCTACATTACAAACCGTCGCAAAGTATGGTGGTTTCGCCTTTTTGTTTATCTATGGTTTGAAAAGTTTTTACTCGGCATGGAGTATGTCACATGAGCTAAATCCGCTCGACCAACCAACGACTTCGCTTGCAAAAACCATTCTTCTCGTACTCGCATTTACGTGGCTCAACCCGCATGTGTATCTCGATACCGTCATTTTACTCGGCTCCGTTTCGACCAAGTTTGGCGCCCTTGCACCGCTGTTTGGTTTTGGGGCGATGACTTCATCTTTCGTGTTTTTCTTCTCTTTGGGCTATGGAGCTAGGATTTTAACACCTATTTTTCAAAAGCCGATTTCTTGGAAGATTTTGGAAGTGCTCATCGGCATCGTGATGCTCTCTTTGGCATTTATGCTGTTGGGTTTGTAA
- a CDS encoding sulfite oxidase heme-binding subunit YedZ, giving the protein MKALLVLLALLPLGFAYFKLESAIDPIKMLYNITGVGAITLLLLSLVPSTCKRICSLNFLRYRKTIGLLSFAYALLHVSVFIVLDSEFDFITIFEKSLKKPFIYIGAIAFIILLFMALTSFKKLFAKFSKYHKSVYVALALALLHSFWAQKVAGVFEYSVVAVGVGLLGERVWAWKALHVKN; this is encoded by the coding sequence TTGAAAGCCCTCCTCGTCCTTCTTGCCCTTCTCCCACTGGGGTTTGCGTACTTTAAACTTGAAAGTGCCATCGACCCCATTAAGATGCTCTACAACATCACGGGCGTTGGGGCGATAACGCTTCTTTTACTTTCACTCGTACCTTCTACATGTAAACGTATTTGCAGTCTCAATTTTCTTCGTTATCGTAAAACCATCGGGCTTTTGAGCTTTGCTTATGCCCTTTTACATGTAAGCGTTTTTATTGTCCTAGACAGCGAATTTGACTTCATCACGATCTTTGAAAAAAGCCTCAAAAAACCGTTCATCTATATCGGGGCTATCGCTTTTATCATCCTTCTTTTCATGGCGCTTACTTCGTTTAAAAAGCTCTTCGCAAAGTTTTCAAAGTACCATAAATCGGTCTATGTAGCATTAGCACTTGCTCTTCTTCATAGCTTCTGGGCACAAAAGGTCGCTGGGGTGTTTGAATACAGTGTCGTTGCCGTTGGTGTGGGTCTTTTAGGGGAGAGAGTTTGGGCGTGGAAAGCTTTACATGTAAAAAATTAA
- a CDS encoding LysE family translocator, with translation MMALHTWLLYTMVAFIAIASPGPAVLLAINNSVSYDLKATFFSSLGNAIGLFVLSSAAMLGLGVVLKTSLVLFLAFKILGACYLIYIGIKQFRALGSIFKQVDLGRHKSVAHYAKIFQKGFLVCITNPKPIIFFTALFPPFLNPEAPLLEQFFILTLTFMLLSFGTLMCYAFFAKRFKSWFLTHQRALWFNRVSGAIFIALGFGLLGLERK, from the coding sequence ATGATGGCACTTCACACATGGCTTTTGTACACAATGGTTGCATTTATCGCGATAGCAAGCCCAGGTCCCGCGGTTCTCTTGGCGATCAATAACTCTGTGAGTTATGACCTTAAAGCGACTTTCTTTTCATCACTGGGTAATGCCATCGGTCTTTTTGTACTCTCCAGTGCCGCGATGTTAGGTCTTGGTGTGGTATTGAAAACGTCATTGGTGTTGTTTCTGGCGTTTAAAATTTTAGGGGCGTGTTATCTTATTTACATTGGCATTAAGCAGTTTCGCGCATTGGGAAGCATTTTTAAACAGGTGGATCTTGGGCGCCACAAAAGTGTTGCGCATTACGCGAAGATTTTCCAAAAAGGGTTTTTAGTCTGCATCACCAATCCAAAACCGATCATCTTTTTTACGGCACTTTTTCCACCATTTCTCAATCCAGAAGCACCGCTTTTAGAGCAGTTTTTCATCTTAACATTGACCTTTATGCTTCTTTCATTTGGCACATTGATGTGCTATGCCTTTTTTGCGAAGCGATTCAAGTCGTGGTTTTTGACCCATCAACGAGCATTATGGTTCAACCGTGTGAGCGGAGCGATTTTCATCGCTCTTGGTTTTGGGCTTTTAGGACTTGAACGTAAGTAG
- a CDS encoding flavodoxin family protein, whose protein sequence is MNVVAINGSPNKNGNTAQLIDTIAQELAKEGITTEVLHIGNKTIRGCFGCGACAKNQDERCVAKDDEYVNECVQKMKKADGILLGTPVHWAGIAGTMKSFLDRAFYVSSANGNLFRHKVGASIVAVRRSGGVSTFDAMNHYLTYAEMIMPTTNYWNVAHGRVPGEVHEDLEGMQIARVLGKNMAWTLKVMQNAKENNIVAPLQEAKIMTNFVR, encoded by the coding sequence ATGAACGTAGTAGCGATTAATGGAAGTCCAAACAAAAATGGAAACACTGCACAGCTTATCGATACGATTGCACAAGAATTGGCCAAAGAGGGAATCACCACAGAAGTGTTACACATCGGCAATAAAACTATTCGTGGCTGTTTTGGCTGTGGCGCCTGTGCTAAAAACCAAGATGAACGCTGTGTGGCGAAAGATGATGAATACGTCAATGAGTGCGTCCAAAAAATGAAAAAAGCCGATGGCATACTCCTTGGAACACCTGTGCATTGGGCAGGCATTGCGGGAACAATGAAATCCTTTTTGGATCGTGCTTTTTACGTCTCTTCCGCCAATGGCAATCTTTTTCGTCATAAAGTGGGTGCTAGCATCGTAGCCGTTCGTCGTTCAGGTGGTGTCAGTACCTTTGATGCGATGAATCACTATCTGACGTATGCTGAGATGATTATGCCCACAACCAATTATTGGAATGTCGCCCACGGAAGAGTTCCTGGGGAAGTGCATGAAGATCTTGAGGGCATGCAAATCGCCAGAGTTTTGGGTAAAAATATGGCATGGACACTTAAAGTCATGCAAAATGCGAAAGAAAACAACATCGTAGCGCCGCTCCAAGAAGCAAAAATTATGACCAATTTTGTGCGTTAA
- the msrP gene encoding protein-methionine-sulfoxide reductase catalytic subunit MsrP, which translates to MNITPEALFEARRHFLKLGAGALVSSTAISQLLADTLLDMSLTYTPDPNPLKLSPNTFEQITNYVNFYEFSTDKTAPVKLSQKMKTDPWSVGFFGDIKTEQMLRVDELIAKFGLEERIYRFRCVEGWSMVVPWIGFPLYKLLDYLEPNSKAKYVKFTTRHDPALFPDQAKGIFASIPHPYVEGLRMDEARNPLTFIAVGMYGKRLLPQNGAPIRLVVPWKYGFKSIKSLDLIECVESEPLNTWQAIDAKEYGFYANVNPAVDHPRWTQSKERLLGKLTKQATLPFNGYEKEVAGFYAGMDLRKFF; encoded by the coding sequence ATGAACATCACCCCTGAAGCACTTTTTGAAGCACGCCGTCACTTTTTAAAACTTGGAGCTGGCGCTCTGGTAAGTAGCACCGCTATTTCACAGCTTTTAGCCGACACTCTCTTAGATATGAGCCTCACTTACACGCCTGATCCCAATCCGCTCAAACTCTCGCCCAACACCTTTGAGCAGATCACCAATTATGTCAATTTTTACGAATTTTCAACCGACAAAACTGCTCCCGTCAAACTCTCTCAAAAGATGAAAACAGATCCATGGAGTGTTGGCTTTTTTGGCGACATCAAAACCGAACAGATGCTTAGAGTCGATGAGCTCATCGCCAAATTTGGACTAGAGGAGCGCATTTACCGCTTTCGCTGTGTTGAGGGCTGGTCGATGGTCGTTCCGTGGATCGGCTTTCCACTGTACAAATTGCTTGATTACTTAGAGCCAAACAGCAAAGCCAAATACGTCAAGTTCACCACGCGCCATGACCCTGCCCTCTTTCCCGACCAAGCCAAAGGCATCTTTGCTTCCATCCCTCATCCGTATGTTGAAGGCTTGCGCATGGACGAGGCACGCAACCCACTCACGTTCATCGCTGTGGGCATGTACGGCAAACGCCTGCTTCCGCAAAATGGCGCTCCGATTCGTCTTGTTGTGCCGTGGAAATACGGCTTTAAGTCCATCAAATCACTCGATCTCATCGAATGTGTGGAGAGCGAACCGCTCAATACATGGCAAGCCATCGACGCCAAGGAGTACGGCTTTTACGCCAATGTCAATCCTGCCGTTGACCACCCAAGATGGACACAATCCAAAGAGCGCTTGCTCGGAAAACTGACCAAACAAGCCACCTTGCCCTTTAACGGCTACGAAAAAGAGGTCGCAGGATTTTACGCAGGAATGGACTTAAGGAAATTCTTTTGA
- the nudC gene encoding NAD(+) diphosphatase, translating into MLEEIMSRKLTPFFMPADDKKGTVIGFCGSDILMREDGTLPSMEFFALLGEPKHRFHIGSFDEELYILFAWEKSTPLPQSLVKTNLRHFLGLYPPHLFAMLARAKQLAHWIYDNQFCGRCGAPVGYTSKFSSLGCSCGNYIFPRLSPACITLITKGDEILLARSPYFKEGVYSLVAGFVEAGESVEAALHREVFEEVGIRVKNLRYFGSQSWPFPHSLMLGFFAEYESGEIHIQEEEIEDAQWFNINALPPLSHETSIARMIIEEWRKNH; encoded by the coding sequence ATGCTTGAAGAGATAATGTCACGTAAACTCACCCCATTTTTTATGCCAGCAGACGACAAAAAAGGGACAGTCATCGGCTTTTGCGGTAGCGATATTTTGATGAGAGAAGACGGCACATTGCCCTCCATGGAATTTTTTGCCCTCTTGGGTGAGCCCAAACATCGCTTTCACATCGGCTCCTTTGATGAAGAGTTGTACATCCTTTTTGCATGGGAAAAAAGCACGCCACTTCCGCAAAGTCTCGTGAAAACCAATTTACGCCATTTTTTAGGACTCTACCCACCGCATCTTTTTGCGATGCTCGCACGCGCCAAACAACTCGCGCACTGGATTTACGACAACCAATTCTGCGGTCGCTGTGGCGCACCTGTGGGTTATACTTCAAAATTTTCATCACTGGGCTGCTCCTGTGGCAACTACATCTTTCCACGTCTTTCGCCTGCGTGCATCACCCTCATTACGAAAGGCGATGAGATACTTTTAGCGCGCTCGCCCTACTTTAAAGAAGGTGTGTACAGTCTAGTAGCTGGCTTTGTCGAAGCAGGCGAAAGTGTCGAAGCAGCCCTTCACCGCGAAGTGTTTGAAGAAGTAGGCATTCGCGTAAAAAATCTTCGCTACTTTGGCTCACAGTCTTGGCCGTTTCCGCACTCCTTGATGCTTGGTTTTTTTGCCGAGTATGAAAGCGGTGAGATTCACATTCAAGAAGAGGAGATCGAAGATGCGCAGTGGTTTAACATTAATGCGCTTCCACCTTTGTCGCATGAGACATCTATAGCTCGAATGATCATCGAAGAGTGGCGTAAAAATCATTGA
- a CDS encoding AraC family transcriptional regulator, which produces MNTFSKKDDLIQLLESLILEEGTTQTDITSLSLSKVSTNSEFACSMMEPSVYFIARGVKEVHLAEQIYTYDASTYLISSVHLPMSGKVIEASQKVPYLALKLTFSLDEMMEVVQESGDVLTRPCTNKCDCALVMGKMDDALLDALIRLVSLLKNPKMIATLSPLIIKEILYRLLDHHPQMFIKQFATMGSYAYRIMQAIHQINTHFEEPLRISEMAHSLGMSNSLFHRHFKSVTTLTPIQYQKKVRLQMARKLLLSQQIDAAMASFQVGYASPSHFSREYTRMYGLPPKSDTKR; this is translated from the coding sequence ATGAATACTTTTTCCAAAAAAGATGATTTAATTCAGCTCTTAGAATCTCTTATTCTCGAAGAGGGCACGACGCAAACCGACATCACCTCTCTTAGTCTTTCCAAAGTCTCTACAAATTCAGAGTTTGCCTGTTCCATGATGGAGCCTTCGGTCTATTTTATTGCCAGAGGGGTTAAAGAAGTTCATTTGGCGGAGCAAATTTACACCTACGATGCATCTACGTATCTGATCTCTTCGGTGCATTTACCTATGAGTGGCAAAGTCATAGAAGCAAGCCAAAAGGTTCCCTATTTGGCGTTGAAACTTACATTTAGTTTGGATGAAATGATGGAAGTGGTGCAAGAAAGTGGCGATGTATTGACTCGACCTTGTACGAACAAATGTGACTGTGCTTTGGTCATGGGTAAAATGGACGACGCCCTTTTGGACGCGCTCATTCGTTTGGTTTCGCTTTTAAAAAATCCAAAAATGATTGCAACACTCTCACCACTTATTATCAAAGAGATTTTGTACCGATTGCTAGATCATCACCCGCAGATGTTTATCAAACAGTTTGCTACGATGGGAAGCTATGCGTATCGCATTATGCAAGCGATTCATCAGATCAATACCCATTTTGAAGAGCCTTTACGTATTAGTGAAATGGCACACAGTCTTGGCATGAGCAATTCCTTGTTCCATCGGCATTTTAAAAGTGTGACGACCCTGACACCGATTCAATACCAAAAAAAAGTACGCCTACAAATGGCGCGAAAGCTTCTTTTATCGCAACAGATTGACGCGGCTATGGCTTCGTTTCAAGTAGGTTACGCGAGCCCTTCTCACTTTAGCAGAGAGTATACCCGCATGTATGGATTACCTCCCAAAAGCGATACGAAACGCTAA
- a CDS encoding DUF2179 domain-containing protein yields MSELFQQEWFTLYGIPVLIALARIADVSIGTLRIIFVSKGLRLWAPILGFFEVTIWLLAISKVMENLTNPINYIAYAIGFSLGNYIGMFIENRLAIGMVVVRIITKRDSHILVAALRALKYSVTVADAEGNAGAVNIIFTVIKRSSIAVVRELIAKHNPLAVYSIEDVRHASDPSFPTEISRRSRFSQLFRGMRK; encoded by the coding sequence ATGAGTGAGTTATTTCAACAAGAGTGGTTTACACTGTACGGTATTCCCGTTTTAATTGCTCTTGCACGTATTGCGGATGTGAGCATTGGTACACTTCGCATTATTTTTGTTTCAAAAGGGCTCAGACTGTGGGCGCCTATCTTAGGTTTTTTTGAAGTTACCATCTGGCTTTTAGCCATCTCTAAAGTCATGGAAAATCTGACCAATCCTATTAATTATATTGCCTATGCCATTGGTTTTTCACTCGGTAATTACATCGGAATGTTTATTGAAAATCGTTTGGCGATTGGCATGGTGGTGGTGCGCATTATTACCAAGCGAGACTCTCACATTTTAGTTGCTGCTTTGCGTGCGCTGAAATACAGTGTCACGGTTGCCGATGCTGAAGGCAATGCTGGGGCTGTTAACATTATCTTTACGGTCATTAAACGCTCTAGCATTGCCGTTGTACGTGAGTTGATCGCTAAGCACAATCCTCTAGCGGTTTATTCCATCGAAGACGTAAGACACGCCAGTGATCCTAGCTTCCCCACGGAGATCAGCAGACGTTCACGTTTCTCACAACTTTTCAGAGGAATGCGTAAGTAA
- a CDS encoding ArsR/SmtB family transcription factor: METFLKTVGALNDETRLQILHFIHTNGEVCVCEIEEAFSMIQSRVSRHLKILKDAGFLRVDRRGKWAYYTVRSPLDRFRLECLEEISYLEMPVPRDGLTCKKESSL; the protein is encoded by the coding sequence ATGGAAACTTTTTTAAAAACCGTTGGCGCACTGAATGACGAAACGCGCTTGCAAATTCTTCATTTTATTCACACAAACGGCGAAGTGTGCGTGTGTGAGATCGAAGAGGCATTTTCGATGATCCAGTCGCGCGTCTCACGCCATCTCAAAATCCTCAAAGATGCTGGCTTTTTGCGCGTTGATCGACGTGGAAAATGGGCGTATTATACGGTTCGCTCACCGTTGGATCGTTTTAGACTCGAATGTTTAGAGGAGATCAGCTACCTTGAGATGCCCGTGCCACGTGATGGGCTTACATGTAAAAAGGAAAGTTCACTATGA
- a CDS encoding exodeoxyribonuclease III gives MKLISWNVNGIRAVANKNAFAWVDAFAPDVLCLQEIKAEAEQIPEPLFNHAFTCKHVNSASKKGYSGTMSFSTLPFEKTDTAWHIDHTHEGRILEHHFGDVALFNVYFPNGQQSEERLAHKMKFYSDFLAHTEALRKEGKGIIICGDVNTAHRAIDLKNPKANEDTSGFLPIERAWIDRLLDHGYIDTFRHIHGDITDAYSWWSYRFGARERNVGWRIDYFFISKELEPRLRDAFILSHIGGSDHCPVGIEIDL, from the coding sequence ATGAAACTCATCTCTTGGAACGTCAATGGCATTCGCGCCGTTGCTAATAAAAACGCGTTTGCGTGGGTGGATGCGTTCGCTCCCGATGTCTTGTGCTTGCAAGAGATCAAAGCGGAAGCGGAGCAGATTCCTGAGCCTCTTTTTAACCATGCCTTTACATGTAAACATGTCAATTCGGCTTCTAAGAAAGGGTATTCGGGTACGATGAGTTTTTCAACGCTTCCTTTTGAGAAAACAGACACCGCGTGGCACATCGACCATACGCACGAAGGGCGCATCTTGGAGCACCATTTTGGTGATGTTGCGCTATTTAATGTCTACTTTCCCAACGGGCAACAAAGTGAAGAACGCCTTGCGCATAAGATGAAATTTTACAGTGATTTTTTAGCACACACAGAAGCGCTAAGAAAAGAGGGAAAAGGCATTATCATCTGTGGGGATGTCAACACGGCGCACCGTGCGATTGACCTTAAAAATCCTAAAGCCAATGAAGATACTTCGGGTTTTTTGCCGATTGAACGTGCGTGGATCGATAGGCTTTTAGACCATGGCTACATCGACACGTTTAGACATATCCACGGCGACATCACAGATGCCTATTCGTGGTGGTCGTATCGTTTTGGTGCGAGGGAACGTAATGTCGGGTGGCGGATTGATTATTTTTTCATTTCCAAAGAGCTGGAACCTCGTCTGAGAGATGCGTTTATTCTAAGTCACATCGGAGGCTCGGATCATTGCCCTGTCGGTATTGAGATCGATTTGTAA
- a CDS encoding methyl-accepting chemotaxis protein, giving the protein MNISKQLLVMLTVAILATFTIFGISFLKMNTVFEETNYSNVNSLPSVFVLNNAMQEAYRLRLYVWEHISQTDQKEWERVEGNIEKAKIALKESLKAYELLFSNDQDKVLFSKDHEAVERYFSLLEKLTILSREQKQTEINAMVDSNKLIIQNLTHVFEEHMKYNFELAKHEADHAMNEKQKAVYIMIFVSMASMITLLLLGLSIRHNIIKGVKIISDGMVSFVQNKALSFRITYDKKNELKKISDSFNALVTTLEHTIVDAKHSSSENASVSHELSTTSMQIGRNAEKSTTIVENTIQEIATIKTFVQETAALSELMKKSITDAGQKLDNAKNEVITLRNEVGIASEAETALAQKLEQMSHDAEQVKQILTVISDIADQTNLLALNAAIEAARAGEHGRGFAVVADEVRKLAERTQNSLTEINATINVIVQSIVDSSDQMGKNAKNIQRLSDVSTGVEETILGTTTVMQESVVSVTTSAANSIRIASDTDRIVSMVGNINALTSENARSVEEIASAADHLSKLAENLNGKLNQFKS; this is encoded by the coding sequence ATGAATATTTCAAAACAACTTTTAGTCATGCTTACGGTTGCTATTCTTGCAACATTTACGATTTTTGGAATTAGTTTTCTAAAAATGAATACAGTATTTGAGGAGACAAATTACAGTAATGTCAATTCTCTTCCGAGCGTATTCGTGTTGAATAATGCCATGCAAGAGGCGTATCGATTAAGATTGTATGTGTGGGAGCACATATCTCAAACCGATCAGAAAGAGTGGGAACGAGTCGAGGGAAATATTGAGAAAGCAAAAATAGCGCTTAAAGAGAGTTTGAAAGCGTATGAACTTTTATTTTCAAATGATCAAGATAAGGTATTGTTTTCGAAAGATCATGAGGCAGTTGAGCGCTATTTTAGTTTGTTAGAAAAATTAACAATCTTGTCACGAGAGCAGAAACAAACTGAAATTAATGCAATGGTCGATAGCAATAAATTGATTATTCAAAACTTAACCCATGTCTTTGAAGAGCATATGAAATACAATTTTGAACTTGCAAAACATGAAGCCGATCATGCGATGAATGAAAAACAAAAGGCTGTTTATATAATGATCTTTGTCTCTATGGCTTCGATGATAACGCTTCTGTTGTTAGGTCTTTCCATTCGACACAATATTATCAAAGGTGTTAAAATTATTAGCGATGGGATGGTCTCCTTTGTGCAAAACAAAGCACTTAGCTTTAGAATCACCTATGACAAGAAAAATGAGCTTAAAAAGATCTCCGATAGTTTTAATGCTCTAGTGACGACCTTAGAGCATACCATTGTCGATGCCAAGCACTCTTCAAGTGAAAATGCCTCTGTGTCGCATGAACTGAGCACAACGAGTATGCAAATCGGACGCAATGCCGAAAAAAGTACAACCATCGTTGAAAATACAATTCAAGAGATCGCGACGATTAAAACCTTTGTGCAAGAGACTGCTGCACTTTCCGAATTGATGAAAAAAAGCATCACGGACGCAGGTCAAAAACTGGATAACGCTAAAAATGAGGTCATTACCCTTCGCAATGAAGTGGGCATTGCTAGTGAAGCCGAAACAGCTTTGGCTCAAAAACTAGAGCAGATGAGTCACGATGCCGAGCAAGTCAAACAAATTTTAACGGTCATCTCTGATATTGCTGATCAAACGAATCTTTTGGCTTTAAATGCTGCCATCGAAGCCGCACGAGCAGGTGAGCATGGACGAGGATTTGCGGTTGTCGCCGATGAAGTGCGAAAACTGGCAGAGCGGACGCAAAATTCACTGACGGAAATTAATGCGACGATTAACGTTATCGTCCAGTCCATCGTTGATTCTTCCGATCAAATGGGTAAAAATGCCAAAAACATTCAACGCCTTTCTGATGTCTCAACGGGTGTGGAAGAGACCATCCTTGGCACAACAACGGTCATGCAAGAAAGCGTTGTCTCTGTCACCACCAGTGCGGCAAATTCGATTCGTATCGCCAGCGACACGGATAGAATTGTCTCTATGGTCGGCAACATCAATGCGCTAACGAGTGAAAATGCCAGAAGTGTTGAAGAGATCGCCTCTGCGGCGGATCATCTCTCTAAATTAGCTGAAAATCTTAATGGCAAATTGAATCAATTTAAGTCGTAA
- a CDS encoding PAS domain-containing protein, giving the protein MRKEYLTILECVGHGFWEWNPLGNRIMLSPQWVTMLGYEFEAFEQSKERWMSLIHPEDLSYCLNELTALLSGRSKHYQHQHRMLCHDGSYKWVLDQAKVIAYNADGYPTKVVGTHTDIHDLRTTIEMYKQQRK; this is encoded by the coding sequence ATGAGAAAAGAGTACTTAACCATTTTAGAATGCGTAGGACACGGGTTTTGGGAGTGGAATCCACTCGGCAATCGCATCATGTTGTCACCGCAATGGGTCACGATGTTGGGCTATGAATTTGAGGCGTTCGAGCAGAGCAAAGAGCGTTGGATGTCGCTCATTCACCCCGAAGATCTCAGCTACTGTCTCAATGAACTCACGGCGCTTTTAAGTGGCAGAAGCAAGCATTACCAGCATCAGCACCGCATGTTGTGCCATGATGGAAGCTATAAATGGGTGCTGGATCAAGCCAAAGTGATTGCGTACAATGCAGATGGGTATCCGACCAAAGTTGTGGGAACCCACACCGATATTCACGATCTTAGAACGACCATCGAGATGTACAAACAACAACGAAAATAA
- a CDS encoding methyl-accepting chemotaxis protein, translated as MYLASIKNKLVFLLVIIFLGFSAIGVEIIKEANDAKMAAIRLTSIADIENSILDLRIQQRDYQIYFKQSNLDHYEKIYQKLLADLEALKLMLMSPQNHQRIASLKNVLVEWHDVNTPRMQLFGKYGATMHEPSFAQTYPEDAKKLNEYYKKSSQAFVVITEKLDDLALSVKTNNFNRLDTNKLISQISLGVIFLFVFTIFFIVTRSIKNSVAHAKTACEKMRQSKDLSVSITTGTKDEINDIVSSINALIADVAEALNQAKSNALENASVAEELSSTSLQIGKRAEEEAKVVFETTNDAKEVAKAIGEASVQSQNVKEITTDAQKSLLGAQELLNETLSQLSQTAEAEAAINERLNRLSSEAEQVKSVLDVIGDIADQTNLLALNAAIEAARAGEHGRGFAVVADEVRKLAERTQKSLIETNATVNVIVQSISDISGEINHNAKRIHELSEFSNQVTTQTNDAVGMLEQSVNATEEVVTKANGNVKLIKTAVIEKIGEINTLSSSNARSVEEIAAAAEHLSKLSSTLSHTLSQFKTA; from the coding sequence ATGTATTTAGCTTCCATCAAAAACAAGCTTGTCTTTTTGCTTGTCATTATTTTCCTAGGTTTCAGTGCCATTGGCGTTGAGATTATCAAAGAGGCAAACGATGCCAAAATGGCTGCCATTCGGTTGACCAGTATCGCAGATATCGAAAATTCTATTTTAGACCTTCGCATTCAACAGCGTGATTATCAGATCTATTTTAAACAGTCCAATCTCGATCATTACGAAAAAATCTATCAAAAATTACTCGCTGATTTAGAAGCGCTTAAGTTGATGCTTATGAGTCCGCAAAACCATCAGCGCATCGCAAGTCTTAAAAATGTGCTTGTTGAATGGCATGATGTCAACACTCCGCGCATGCAACTGTTTGGAAAATACGGCGCCACAATGCACGAGCCAAGCTTTGCGCAAACTTATCCAGAAGATGCAAAAAAGCTCAACGAATACTACAAAAAAAGCAGTCAAGCGTTTGTCGTCATTACCGAAAAACTCGATGATTTAGCACTCAGCGTGAAAACCAATAACTTCAACCGTTTGGATACCAATAAACTCATATCGCAAATATCGCTTGGCGTGATTTTTCTTTTTGTCTTTACGATCTTTTTTATCGTCACACGCTCCATCAAAAACTCTGTGGCACATGCTAAAACAGCGTGTGAGAAGATGCGCCAGAGCAAAGATCTCAGCGTGAGCATCACCACAGGCACGAAAGATGAGATCAACGACATTGTCAGTTCCATCAACGCACTGATCGCCGATGTTGCAGAGGCCCTTAACCAAGCAAAAAGCAACGCGCTTGAAAATGCTTCCGTTGCTGAAGAGCTCTCCAGTACGAGCCTTCAGATCGGCAAGCGCGCCGAAGAAGAAGCCAAAGTTGTTTTTGAAACCACGAATGATGCAAAAGAAGTTGCCAAAGCAATTGGTGAGGCAAGCGTACAATCTCAAAATGTCAAAGAAATTACAACCGATGCGCAAAAAAGCTTACTAGGGGCTCAAGAACTGCTCAATGAAACGCTCTCACAGCTTAGCCAAACAGCAGAAGCCGAAGCGGCGATCAATGAACGCCTCAATCGCCTCTCAAGCGAAGCCGAACAGGTCAAATCTGTACTGGATGTCATCGGCGATATTGCCGATCAGACCAATCTTTTGGCACTGAATGCCGCCATTGAAGCGGCGCGCGCAGGGGAACACGGACGTGGCTTTGCCGTGGTCGCGGATGAAGTGCGTAAACTGGCAGAACGCACTCAAAAAAGCCTCATCGAGACCAATGCCACGGTCAATGTCATCGTTCAGTCCATCAGCGACATCAGTGGTGAGATAAACCACAACGCCAAACGCATCCACGAGCTTTCCGAGTTTTCAAACCAAGTGACCACCCAAACGAATGACGCCGTGGGTATGCTAGAACAGAGTGTCAACGCAACTGAAGAGGTCGTCACTAAAGCCAATGGCAACGTCAAGCTCATCAAAACAGCCGTCATCGAAAAAATCGGTGAAATTAACACGCTCTCAAGCTCCAACGCCAGAAGTGTTGAAGAGATCGCAGCAGCAGCCGAACACCTCTCCAAGCTCTCTTCCACGCTCAGCCACACCTTATCACAGTTCAAAACCGCGTAA